TCAAGCTGCACGTGCGCGTCGCGTGATTGAAGGCGGCGAGCGCGTGCTCATTACGGACGTTGTACTGGCGGAAACGGTGTGGACGTTAGCCGACCGCCGGTATCGCGCGACCCGGGCCGACCTGATCGATCTGGTCAATAACCTGCTGCAAGACGCAAATCTGTGCTTTGAGGATGACGAGGTGGTCTGGAGCGCCCTGCAGGCCTATCGCAGGACGGAGGCGGACTTCGCCGATTCCCTGATCGTGTGCAAGGCAGAAAAGCTGGCTGTCGCGGGCGACGAGTTGAGCGCTGTTTACACCTTCGATGACGTCGCTTTGCAATTGCCCGGTACTGCAAAGCCTTAGTACATTTCCGATTCCCTACCGATACCCCTCACCCCACCCCCACTTCAATCCCGATCGGACAGTGGTCCGACCCCATGACGTCCGGCATGATCCACGCGTTGGAGACTGAGGGCATCAGATCCTCGGTTACGTAGAAGTAATCGATGCGCCAGCCCACGTTCCGCTTTCTCGCTCCGGACATAAGGTGCCACCAGGTGTAGTTGTCCGGCCCTTCGTCGAATTGCCGGAATGTATCTACATAGCCCATATCAACGATCTTGTCGATCCACTCGCGTTCCAT
This region of Gemmatimonadota bacterium genomic DNA includes:
- a CDS encoding type II toxin-antitoxin system VapC family toxin; this translates as MIAIDTNVLLRYLLRDEEGQAARARRVIEGGERVLITDVVLAETVWTLADRRYRATRADLIDLVNNLLQDANLCFEDDEVVWSALQAYRRTEADFADSLIVCKAEKLAVAGDELSAVYTFDDVALQLPGTAKP